One genomic region from Evansella sp. LMS18 encodes:
- the secY gene encoding preprotein translocase subunit SecY — MFRTISNIMRIGDLRTKVLFTLAMLIVFRIGAHIPAPGVNADILDFAGEMNAFGFLNTFGGGALENFSIFATGIMPYITASIIVQLLRMDVVPKFAEWAKQGEAGRRKLAQVTRYGTIGIAFLQALAMSIGFNNIFPGLVPNPSVPTYLMIALTLTAGTAFLMWLGEQITAKGVGNGISILIFAGIAAAIPNGVNQLYLTQIQDAGDALFINIVVIVLLLLAILAITVGVIFVQQALRKIPVQYAKRLVAGKPQGGQSTHLPLKVNSAGVIPVIFAMSLFIFPPTVAGLIGDDNTIAGWVTRTFDYTNPLGLVLYAALIIGFTYFYTFVQVNPEQMADNLKKQGGYIPGIRPGQTTQVYITRILYRLTFVGALFLAIVSILPVFFTEVAGLPPGIQIGGTGLLIVVGVALDTMKQIESQLIQRSYKGFIK, encoded by the coding sequence ATGTTTCGAACCATCTCGAATATTATGCGGATAGGGGATCTGAGAACTAAGGTTCTCTTTACCCTTGCAATGCTTATTGTATTCCGCATCGGTGCACATATCCCTGCTCCAGGGGTAAATGCTGATATTTTGGATTTCGCAGGAGAAATGAACGCCTTTGGATTTCTTAATACCTTTGGCGGAGGGGCATTAGAAAACTTCTCTATTTTTGCAACGGGAATCATGCCGTATATCACAGCATCCATCATCGTGCAGCTGCTTCGAATGGATGTTGTGCCTAAGTTTGCCGAGTGGGCAAAACAAGGTGAAGCAGGACGGCGTAAACTTGCCCAGGTAACAAGATACGGTACGATTGGCATTGCATTTTTACAGGCTCTGGCTATGTCTATTGGTTTCAATAACATCTTTCCGGGCCTTGTACCAAACCCAAGTGTACCGACATATTTGATGATCGCGCTGACTTTAACCGCAGGAACTGCATTTTTAATGTGGCTCGGTGAACAGATTACCGCTAAAGGTGTAGGGAATGGGATATCCATTCTGATCTTTGCCGGGATCGCCGCAGCTATCCCGAATGGCGTTAACCAGTTGTACTTAACGCAGATTCAGGATGCAGGAGATGCTTTATTTATAAATATAGTAGTGATCGTTCTATTACTTCTCGCAATTCTTGCTATAACTGTGGGAGTTATCTTTGTTCAGCAGGCTTTACGCAAAATACCTGTTCAGTATGCTAAACGACTGGTTGCCGGGAAACCGCAAGGCGGGCAATCCACCCACTTGCCGTTGAAAGTTAACTCAGCTGGGGTAATTCCAGTAATCTTCGCAATGTCACTCTTCATCTTCCCGCCGACAGTGGCTGGATTAATTGGAGATGACAATACGATTGCCGGATGGGTTACGAGAACTTTTGATTATACAAACCCGCTTGGGCTTGTGCTGTACGCGGCCTTAATCATTGGTTTTACGTACTTCTACACATTTGTTCAGGTTAACCCGGAACAAATGGCTGACAACCTTAAAAAACAAGGTGGTTACATCCCTGGTATTCGTCCTGGTCAAACGACTCAGGTTTACATCACTCGAATCCTTTATCGTTTGACGTTTGTCGGAGCTTTATTCCTGGCAATAGTGTCGATTCTCCCGGTCTTCTTCACTGAAGTAGCAGGTCTGCCACCAGGCATACAGATCGGCGGAACGGGATTACTCATTGTTGTTGGGGTAGCTTTAGATACGATGAAACAGATTGAAAGCCAATTAATTCAACGATCCTACAAAGGATTCATTAAATAA
- a CDS encoding adenylate kinase translates to MNLILMGLPGAGKGTQAEKIVAKYGIPHISTGDMFRAAIKNGTELGLRAKAFMDEGNLVPDEVTIGIVRERLSKDDCENGFLLDGFPRTTAQASALEDILADLGRQLDHVLYVEVPKEDLFKRLTGRWICPECGATYHELYNPPKVAGKCDKDGSELIQREDDKPETVGKRLEVNMEQTQPLVDFYEDKGYLRSLNGNKDINEVFEDIDGILKGSNQ, encoded by the coding sequence ATGAATTTAATCCTTATGGGACTACCGGGAGCGGGAAAAGGAACCCAGGCAGAGAAGATCGTAGCAAAATACGGGATACCTCACATATCTACAGGAGATATGTTCCGGGCTGCTATCAAAAATGGCACTGAGCTTGGCTTAAGGGCGAAAGCTTTTATGGATGAAGGTAATCTTGTACCTGACGAAGTAACAATAGGTATTGTACGTGAACGGTTAAGTAAAGACGACTGCGAAAACGGTTTTTTACTTGACGGCTTCCCAAGAACTACGGCACAGGCTTCCGCACTGGAAGACATTCTTGCAGATCTTGGCCGACAGCTGGATCACGTACTTTATGTAGAGGTACCGAAAGAGGATTTATTTAAGCGCCTGACAGGCCGGTGGATTTGTCCGGAATGTGGAGCGACTTATCATGAATTGTATAATCCTCCGAAAGTAGCTGGTAAATGCGACAAAGATGGAAGTGAGCTTATCCAGCGTGAAGATGACAAGCCTGAAACTGTCGGAAAACGTCTGGAAGTTAACATGGAGCAGACACAGCCATTGGTTGACTTTTATGAAGATAAAGGCTACCTTCGCAGCCTGAATGGCAATAAGGATATCAATGAAGTGTTTGAGGATATCGACGGGATCTTAAAAGGAAGCAATCAATGA
- the map gene encoding type I methionyl aminopeptidase — translation MIISKTPREIDLMRVAGEIVALTHRELQKHIQPGITTKELDNIAEKFIRQHDAIPSFKGYNGFTGSICASVNEELVHGIPGDRVLRDGDIISIDIGAKYSGYHGDSAWTYPVGRITEENRRLLEVTEESLYKGLAEAKPGERLSNISHAVQTHVEENGFSVVREYVGHGVGQDLHEDPQIPHFGPPGKGPRLKPGMVLAIEPMVNAGRRHVRTLRDNWTVVTTDGKMCAHFEHTIAINETGYEILTITDKE, via the coding sequence ATGATTATCAGCAAAACACCAAGAGAGATTGATCTGATGCGTGTTGCAGGTGAAATTGTTGCCCTTACTCACCGTGAACTTCAAAAACACATTCAGCCTGGTATTACTACGAAGGAGCTTGACAATATAGCTGAAAAATTTATCAGGCAACATGATGCGATTCCATCTTTTAAAGGCTATAATGGATTTACTGGCAGCATCTGTGCTTCAGTAAATGAAGAATTGGTACACGGAATTCCAGGAGACCGGGTACTCCGCGATGGCGACATTATCAGTATTGATATTGGTGCCAAGTACAGCGGATACCACGGAGACTCAGCATGGACCTATCCAGTAGGAAGGATTACTGAGGAGAACCGCAGGCTGCTGGAAGTGACGGAAGAGTCGTTGTATAAAGGTCTTGCTGAAGCTAAACCAGGGGAACGCCTTTCTAATATTTCTCATGCGGTACAGACCCATGTAGAAGAGAATGGTTTTTCGGTGGTAAGGGAATATGTTGGGCATGGGGTAGGGCAAGATCTCCATGAAGATCCGCAGATCCCTCACTTCGGACCACCTGGCAAGGGCCCAAGGCTTAAACCAGGGATGGTCCTGGCAATAGAGCCTATGGTGAATGCAGGCAGACGGCACGTTCGTACACTAAGAGATAACTGGACTGTGGTAACAACCGATGGGAAAATGTGTGCCCATTTCGAACACACCATTGCTATTAATGAGACAGGATATGAAATACTGACAATAACCGATAAAGAATAA
- a CDS encoding KOW domain-containing RNA-binding protein, protein MKDPESIPQLGELVRILNGRDKGQFACVIEVLDNRFVRIADGDKRKVDRAKKKNVLHIERMDIVAPEVKNSIIETGRVTNAKLRFAISTYIDDNLLKEGE, encoded by the coding sequence TTGAAAGATCCTGAATCGATTCCACAGCTTGGTGAGCTTGTGAGAATTTTGAATGGAAGGGACAAAGGTCAATTCGCTTGTGTAATTGAAGTGCTGGACAATCGTTTTGTACGGATTGCTGACGGGGATAAACGGAAAGTGGACCGTGCTAAAAAGAAAAACGTCCTGCACATTGAGCGGATGGACATTGTGGCTCCTGAAGTGAAAAATAGCATTATTGAAACGGGTCGTGTAACCAATGCTAAGTTGCGATTTGCAATTTCGACATATATAGACGATAATTTACTGAAGGAAGGAGAGTAA
- the infA gene encoding translation initiation factor IF-1 — translation MAKEDVIEVEGTVIEPLPNAMFRVELENGHKILAHVSGKIRMHFIRILPGDKVTVELSPYDLTRGRITYRYK, via the coding sequence ATGGCCAAAGAAGATGTAATCGAAGTAGAAGGAACGGTGATTGAACCGCTTCCTAATGCAATGTTCAGAGTTGAGCTTGAAAATGGACATAAGATTTTGGCACATGTCTCCGGTAAGATCCGTATGCACTTTATCCGGATTCTGCCTGGCGACAAAGTTACTGTAGAATTGTCTCCGTACGATTTAACTCGTGGTCGAATTACGTACCGCTATAAATAA
- the rpmJ gene encoding 50S ribosomal protein L36, with translation MKVRPSVKPICEKCKVIRRKGTVMVICENPKHKQKQG, from the coding sequence ATGAAGGTAAGACCATCAGTCAAGCCAATTTGCGAAAAATGTAAGGTTATTCGCCGAAAAGGTACCGTTATGGTAATCTGCGAAAACCCTAAACACAAACAAAAACAAGGGTAA
- the rpsM gene encoding 30S ribosomal protein S13 encodes MARISGVDIPRDKRVVVSLTYVFGIGTSRAKEILAKAGVSEETRVRDLTEDELSKIREVIDSYKVEGDLRREVSLNIKRLIEIGSYRGIRHRRGLPVRGQKTKNNARTRKGPRRTVANKKK; translated from the coding sequence ATGGCACGTATATCCGGTGTCGACATTCCTCGTGATAAACGAGTTGTCGTTTCATTAACTTACGTATTTGGAATCGGAACTTCCAGAGCGAAAGAAATTCTTGCAAAAGCAGGTGTTTCTGAAGAAACTCGCGTACGTGATTTAACAGAAGATGAGTTGAGCAAGATCCGTGAAGTTATCGACTCATATAAAGTAGAAGGTGACCTTCGCCGTGAAGTTTCACTTAACATCAAGCGTTTAATTGAAATTGGTTCTTACCGTGGGATCCGCCATCGCCGCGGCTTGCCTGTAAGAGGGCAGAAAACGAAGAATAACGCACGTACGAGAAAAGGTCCACGTCGTACTGTAGCAAATAAGAAGAAGTAA
- the rpsK gene encoding 30S ribosomal protein S11, producing the protein MAKAKTTRSKRRQRKNIESGIAHIRSTFNNTIVTITDTRGNAVSWASAGALGFKGSRKSTPFAAQTAAETAAKAAMEHGMKTVEVSVKGPGAGREAAIRSLQATGLEVNMIKDVTPVPHNGCRPPKRRRV; encoded by the coding sequence ATGGCTAAAGCGAAAACGACTCGTTCAAAGCGTCGTCAACGTAAAAATATTGAGTCCGGCATTGCGCACATTCGTTCCACGTTCAACAACACAATCGTTACGATTACAGATACTCGTGGGAACGCTGTATCCTGGGCAAGTGCAGGAGCTTTAGGCTTTAAAGGATCTCGTAAATCCACTCCGTTCGCTGCTCAGACTGCTGCAGAAACTGCTGCTAAAGCTGCAATGGAGCACGGAATGAAAACTGTAGAAGTTTCAGTTAAAGGTCCTGGTGCTGGTCGTGAAGCAGCAATCCGTTCACTTCAGGCAACTGGCCTGGAAGTAAACATGATTAAAGATGTCACTCCAGTTCCGCATAACGGCTGCCGTCCGCCAAAACGTCGTAGAGTATAG
- a CDS encoding DNA-directed RNA polymerase subunit alpha, whose translation MIEIEKPKIETVDISNDASYGKFVIEPLERGYGTTLGNSLRRILLSSLPGAAVTSVQFDGVLHEFSTIEGVVEDVTSIILNLKKLALKIYSDEEKTLEIEAQGEGIVTAADFMHDSDVEVLNPDLHIATLSKGAHFHMKVTADRGRGYVPAEGNKSDDLPIGVIPVDSIYTPVSRVNYQVENTRVGQITNFDKLTLDVWTDGSIRPEEAVSLGAKIFTEHLNIFVGLTDQAQHAEIMVEKEEDQKEKVLEMTIEELDLSVRSYNCLKRAGINTVQELTHKSEEDMMKVRNLGRKSLEEVQEKLGELGLGLRKEE comes from the coding sequence ATGATCGAAATAGAAAAGCCAAAAATTGAAACGGTCGATATCAGTAATGATGCATCATATGGAAAATTCGTTATAGAACCATTAGAACGAGGTTACGGGACAACGTTAGGAAACTCTCTCCGCCGTATCCTGCTCTCATCTCTTCCAGGAGCTGCAGTAACGAGTGTTCAGTTTGATGGAGTACTCCACGAATTTTCTACAATTGAGGGAGTAGTAGAGGATGTAACTTCTATTATTCTCAATCTAAAAAAGCTTGCATTAAAAATTTATTCAGACGAAGAAAAAACTTTGGAAATAGAAGCGCAGGGAGAGGGTATCGTCACTGCTGCAGATTTCATGCATGATAGTGATGTGGAGGTTTTAAACCCTGACCTCCATATTGCCACGCTCTCCAAAGGTGCACACTTCCATATGAAAGTTACAGCAGACCGGGGCAGAGGTTATGTTCCTGCTGAAGGCAATAAATCGGATGATCTGCCAATAGGGGTAATCCCGGTAGACTCTATTTACACGCCTGTTTCCCGTGTAAACTATCAAGTGGAAAATACTCGAGTAGGACAGATTACAAACTTTGATAAACTGACTCTCGATGTGTGGACTGATGGAAGTATCCGGCCGGAAGAGGCTGTGTCTCTTGGAGCCAAGATTTTTACTGAGCATCTGAATATTTTTGTAGGCTTAACTGATCAGGCGCAGCACGCAGAAATCATGGTCGAGAAAGAAGAAGACCAAAAAGAAAAAGTGCTTGAAATGACGATCGAAGAGCTGGATTTATCTGTACGTTCTTATAATTGTCTGAAACGTGCAGGTATTAATACAGTACAGGAATTAACTCATAAATCAGAAGAAGATATGATGAAGGTGCGTAACCTCGGAAGAAAATCTCTTGAAGAGGTTCAAGAGAAGCTGGGCGAGTTAGGCCTGGGACTTCGTAAGGAAGAATAA
- the rplQ gene encoding 50S ribosomal protein L17 — protein MGYRKLGRDSSARKALFRDLATDLIINERIETTVPKAKELRSVVEQMITLGKRGDLHARRQAAAFIRNEVADEETGQNAIQKLFDDIAPRYEDRQGGYTRVLKLGPRRGDGAEMAIIELV, from the coding sequence ATGGGATACAGAAAATTAGGTCGTGACAGCAGTGCCCGTAAAGCACTTTTCCGCGACTTGGCTACGGATTTAATCATCAATGAGCGTATTGAAACAACTGTACCAAAGGCGAAGGAACTTCGCTCAGTAGTTGAACAAATGATTACTCTTGGCAAACGTGGTGACTTGCATGCTCGTCGTCAAGCTGCAGCATTTATTCGTAATGAGGTGGCGGACGAAGAGACTGGTCAGAACGCAATCCAGAAATTGTTTGACGATATCGCTCCACGCTATGAAGACCGTCAGGGTGGCTACACTCGCGTTCTTAAGCTTGGACCACGTCGTGGTGATGGTGCGGAAATGGCGATCATTGAGCTTGTATAA
- a CDS encoding energy-coupling factor transporter ATPase — translation MMGNNIIEINHLSFRYRHSEELTLKNVNLNVPYGQWVAVTGHNGSGKSTLARFLNALLIPDTEGEVIIRGLNTKMEDHRQEIRRKAAMVFQNPDNQMVAPTVEDDVAFGLENAGVPYEEMVIRVQESIDKLGLTGLEKHEPHRLSGGQKQRAAIAGAVAMKPELLILDEATSMLDPSGRAEVIDQVQKLRDSENMTILTITHDLNEAVLADRIVVMREGEIIGDGTPAQIFRQEALLKEASLKKPFVIELIASLREKEVDIPEEVTTEEELVSHLCRLKQTM, via the coding sequence ATGATGGGAAATAATATTATTGAAATCAATCATTTATCGTTCCGGTACCGTCATTCAGAAGAGCTGACTTTGAAAAATGTGAATCTGAATGTGCCATACGGGCAGTGGGTGGCTGTAACTGGACATAATGGCTCAGGTAAATCCACTCTAGCCAGGTTTCTCAATGCTTTACTTATACCGGATACAGAAGGAGAAGTGATTATCAGGGGGCTAAATACGAAAATGGAAGACCACCGGCAGGAAATACGCCGAAAAGCAGCAATGGTATTCCAAAACCCGGATAATCAAATGGTAGCTCCAACGGTAGAAGATGACGTGGCATTTGGGCTGGAAAACGCCGGTGTCCCCTATGAAGAGATGGTAATCAGGGTGCAGGAAAGCATTGATAAGCTTGGCCTTACAGGTTTGGAAAAACATGAGCCTCACCGTTTGTCCGGGGGACAGAAGCAGCGGGCAGCTATTGCAGGGGCTGTTGCCATGAAGCCTGAACTCCTTATACTTGATGAAGCCACTTCCATGCTGGACCCTTCAGGGAGAGCTGAAGTTATTGATCAGGTCCAGAAGTTAAGAGACTCTGAAAATATGACGATTCTTACAATAACTCATGATTTAAATGAAGCTGTACTCGCAGACAGGATTGTAGTAATGAGGGAAGGCGAAATCATCGGGGACGGCACACCAGCCCAAATTTTCCGGCAGGAAGCTTTGCTTAAGGAAGCCAGCCTAAAAAAGCCGTTTGTCATAGAGCTTATTGCGTCCCTCCGGGAAAAGGAAGTTGATATACCGGAAGAAGTAACTACCGAGGAAGAGCTGGTGAGTCATTTATGCAGATTAAAGCAAACAATGTAA
- a CDS encoding energy-coupling factor transporter ATPase, with translation MQIKANNVSHVYMPGTPFEKAAISNINVTLPPHTFTSVIGRTGSGKSTFVQLINGLLKPVEGSLTVGDFTITKHTKQRELYELRRKAGMVFQYPEHQLFEETILRDVAFGPENYGKTAAEAEKTAREQLAVTGLGENLFERSPFELSGGQMRRAAIAGVLALEPQVLILDEPTAGLDPQGQEDIMNMFNEWYQSDKQRSVILVTHNMEDAAAYSDQILVMDSGRLQFYGTPADVFSREDELKKLGLGVPESMRFLSKLGVKSGREITIEKFRLQDTVNEIVSFLGKD, from the coding sequence ATGCAGATTAAAGCAAACAATGTAAGCCATGTGTATATGCCAGGCACCCCTTTTGAAAAAGCCGCAATAAGCAATATAAATGTTACTCTTCCGCCGCATACTTTCACTTCAGTGATCGGCAGGACAGGTTCAGGCAAGTCAACTTTCGTCCAGCTCATTAACGGGCTCCTGAAACCGGTTGAGGGTTCCCTCACAGTTGGAGACTTCACGATTACTAAGCATACAAAACAGAGGGAATTGTATGAGCTTCGCAGAAAAGCAGGTATGGTTTTCCAGTATCCGGAGCACCAGCTATTTGAAGAGACGATTTTAAGAGATGTGGCTTTCGGGCCGGAAAATTACGGAAAGACTGCGGCAGAGGCTGAAAAAACAGCAAGAGAGCAGCTTGCTGTCACAGGCCTTGGGGAAAACTTATTCGAAAGGTCACCTTTTGAATTAAGCGGCGGGCAGATGAGAAGAGCAGCAATCGCAGGAGTGCTCGCTCTCGAACCTCAGGTTTTAATACTTGATGAACCAACTGCCGGACTGGATCCTCAAGGCCAGGAAGATATAATGAATATGTTTAATGAATGGTATCAATCAGACAAGCAGCGCTCTGTTATATTAGTTACCCATAATATGGAGGATGCTGCTGCATACAGTGATCAAATACTGGTAATGGATTCAGGGAGGCTTCAATTTTACGGAACCCCTGCAGACGTTTTTTCCAGAGAGGACGAACTTAAGAAACTGGGTCTCGGAGTTCCGGAATCCATGCGTTTTCTTTCAAAGCTGGGAGTAAAAAGCGGCAGAGAAATTACCATAGAAAAATTCAGGCTCCAGGACACGGTAAACGAGATAGTTTCATTTCTGGGAAAGGATTAA
- a CDS encoding energy-coupling factor transporter transmembrane protein EcfT — translation MLDNVIIGQYVPGNSFVHKMDPRAKLLCLVLFIVFLFVSRHPVFFLLAISLTVLTFIAARIPFRFYLKGIRIIALIISFTFILHLFVTREGPPLLETPLFTIYTGGVTEGAFIALRLLIIVIMASLITLTTTPVDLTDGLEKLMKPFGKLGVPTHELAFMMAIALRFIPTLLEETAKIIKAQMARGANFTHGSLWRRIKAFVPVLIPLFVQSFKRAEDLAVAMEARGYAGGHGRTKFRILQWKPIDTAAVILFAVYGAFGVYTRLFI, via the coding sequence ATGCTGGATAACGTAATTATAGGGCAGTACGTCCCGGGGAATTCTTTTGTTCATAAGATGGACCCCCGTGCAAAGCTTCTCTGTCTGGTATTATTTATAGTATTTTTATTTGTCAGCAGACATCCTGTATTTTTCCTGCTGGCCATCAGCCTGACTGTATTGACTTTTATCGCGGCAAGGATTCCTTTCCGGTTTTATTTAAAAGGAATTCGAATTATAGCCCTTATTATATCTTTTACATTTATACTCCATTTGTTTGTAACAAGAGAAGGACCGCCTTTGCTGGAAACACCTCTTTTCACTATATATACCGGGGGTGTTACAGAAGGAGCCTTCATTGCTCTAAGGCTTCTCATAATCGTGATTATGGCCTCTTTAATTACCCTTACGACTACTCCGGTGGATCTTACTGATGGTCTTGAAAAGTTAATGAAGCCATTTGGTAAACTGGGAGTGCCGACCCACGAGCTTGCTTTTATGATGGCAATTGCATTGCGGTTCATTCCAACATTGCTTGAAGAAACAGCGAAAATTATAAAAGCCCAGATGGCCAGAGGGGCAAACTTTACCCATGGGTCTCTCTGGAGGAGAATTAAAGCATTTGTGCCTGTCCTTATCCCTCTTTTTGTACAGTCATTTAAAAGAGCGGAGGATCTTGCAGTCGCTATGGAAGCGAGAGGCTATGCAGGGGGCCATGGAAGGACGAAATTCAGGATTTTGCAATGGAAGCCAATAGATACAGCAGCTGTAATTTTATTTGCTGTATACGGTGCATTTGGAGTGTATACAAGATTGTTTATTTAA
- the truA gene encoding tRNA pseudouridine(38-40) synthase TruA, whose amino-acid sequence MRRVKAIVSYDGTHFSGYQVQPSARTVQGEMGKALGKLHKKDYWNVTGSGRTDAGVHSLGQTVHFDTPLSLPEDKWPRALNSLMPEDIIVKSAEYTEDSFHARYNTAGKEYKYRVNTSEVKNVFQRNYVYHLPGRLDAEAMRTAALQLEGTHDFTSFSSPKTSVEDKVRTIFSATVEQEGPEFVFRYIGSGFLYQMVRILTGTLLNAGRGKTDPEEVSGIIKGRDRLLAGPTVPGHGLYLAEVFYEKSSLEKRVAEVQKKMQ is encoded by the coding sequence GTGAGACGGGTTAAAGCTATAGTATCCTATGATGGTACTCATTTTTCCGGTTATCAGGTACAGCCTTCAGCAAGGACGGTACAGGGTGAAATGGGAAAAGCGCTGGGAAAGCTTCATAAAAAGGATTACTGGAACGTCACAGGGTCCGGCAGAACAGATGCAGGTGTGCACAGCCTCGGCCAGACAGTGCACTTTGACACCCCGCTTTCTCTTCCGGAAGATAAGTGGCCGAGAGCCCTGAACAGCCTTATGCCGGAAGACATTATTGTAAAATCTGCAGAATACACGGAGGACAGCTTTCACGCCCGCTATAACACAGCAGGCAAGGAATACAAATACCGTGTTAATACTTCTGAAGTAAAAAATGTCTTTCAGAGAAACTATGTCTATCACCTTCCCGGGAGGCTCGATGCAGAAGCGATGCGGACAGCCGCCCTGCAGCTGGAAGGGACGCATGACTTTACTAGCTTTTCTTCTCCGAAAACTTCTGTAGAGGATAAGGTAAGGACTATTTTTTCCGCAACAGTTGAGCAGGAAGGGCCGGAGTTTGTTTTTCGGTATATCGGTAGCGGTTTCCTTTATCAAATGGTTAGGATTCTAACAGGAACACTTCTAAACGCTGGGAGGGGTAAGACCGACCCTGAAGAAGTCAGCGGGATAATTAAGGGGAGAGACAGGCTGCTAGCCGGCCCGACTGTCCCAGGCCACGGTCTGTACCTGGCAGAAGTCTTCTATGAAAAAAGCTCATTAGAGAAGCGGGTAGCTGAAGTCCAAAAAAAAATGCAATGA
- the rplM gene encoding 50S ribosomal protein L13, translating to MRTTYMAKPSEVERKWYVVDAEGQTLGRLSSEVASILRGKNKPTYTPHIDTGDHVIIINAEKIHLTGNKLADKKYYRHSQYNGGLKTTTAQEMLDKKPERMLELAIKGMLPKNSLGRKQGMKLHVYAGSEHPHQAQKPEAYELRG from the coding sequence ATGCGTACAACATATATGGCAAAGCCTAGCGAAGTTGAGCGTAAGTGGTATGTTGTTGACGCTGAAGGACAAACTCTCGGTCGCCTTTCAAGTGAGGTAGCGAGCATCCTTCGCGGAAAGAACAAGCCAACATATACACCGCATATCGATACTGGAGACCACGTAATCATTATCAATGCGGAGAAAATTCATTTAACAGGTAACAAATTAGCTGACAAGAAGTACTATCGCCACAGTCAGTACAATGGTGGTCTTAAGACTACTACAGCTCAGGAGATGCTTGACAAGAAGCCTGAAAGAATGCTTGAGTTAGCGATCAAAGGAATGCTTCCAAAGAATTCTTTAGGACGCAAGCAAGGCATGAAGCTTCACGTTTATGCAGGCAGTGAGCACCCACATCAAGCACAAAAGCCGGAAGCATACGAACTGCGCGGTTAA
- the rpsI gene encoding 30S ribosomal protein S9 has protein sequence MAQVQYYGTGRRKNSVARVRLVPGDGRIVINNRDINDYFDLETLKLIVKQPLVETQTEGSYDVLVNVSGGGYTGQAGAIRHGVARALLGADPEYRGSLKKAGFLTRDARMKERKKYGLKAARRAPQFSKR, from the coding sequence TTGGCACAGGTTCAATATTATGGAACAGGTCGTCGTAAGAACTCTGTTGCACGTGTACGTCTCGTACCAGGTGACGGACGCATCGTGATCAACAACCGTGACATCAACGACTACTTTGACCTTGAAACTTTAAAGTTAATTGTTAAGCAGCCATTAGTGGAAACTCAAACTGAAGGCAGCTACGATGTATTAGTTAATGTAAGCGGCGGAGGATACACAGGACAAGCGGGAGCTATCCGTCATGGAGTGGCTCGTGCACTTCTTGGCGCAGATCCTGAGTACCGTGGATCCCTTAAGAAAGCAGGCTTCCTGACTCGTGACGCTCGTATGAAAGAGCGTAAGAAATACGGTCTTAAAGCTGCTCGTCGTGCACCTCAGTTCTCAAAGCGTTAA